The Cydia pomonella isolate Wapato2018A chromosome 13, ilCydPomo1, whole genome shotgun sequence genome segment atcttgaggatctTCTCTAGGGATTTCAGTGATTCTAATCCTGATTTTTTCCACTGTCGTTCTATAgtaaaaaatcacgaacatagatctaaaacgcactttaaaaaattgtaacaatttatgcacgaaagctaaaaatatgaaaatttctacaaatgcacaatattatttttgagggTACTCAAtgataacttattttttttaaacttacaacaaataaattcaaaaacatcTCGCGACCATTTCGCTCACGTTTACGTCACGCTTACGCTAATGCTCTTTATTATActgtgagagtgagagaacaaAACGAACCTATGGGGCCTTATGCAGCAGCCATCATGTGAAATTCATAAGTGAGTTAGTTTCCCAGTTCTTTCCCAGTTCGCTTTCATTAAGGGGAAGTCGTGTAATCTACCACTTCATCTGTGCGGTGGCGCTGGCTAAAAACTGTTGGTGCAGTAACACAGACGCACGGTTTATATAGGtaaaaatagtagtttatgtgactgctagtCTGCTACACAATGAAAggtattaaaatacgagtgtgagtTTATGAAACGAGTGAAATGAGTTGCATAAAAGGATCtcacgagtattttaatgcctaattatgtaaagcgctatattgtttgtccttgtcatatCCTTcctgcctacttctaaaaagtcccAAGTGACGCAGACGTTTTTTTGTTGCCCATCGTTttttatggtgggtaacaacaaacccgaccaaattacgtaagtTGTTGTTGGTATGTTggccctcacgggcgcacgcggtatAGCACATCTACACGATCCTATCATCTATGTGATGAAAGCACTGGTACGTTACACTGTCTGTGCCAAATGCTAGAAGCTGTGGGTGTTAAGTGGTTAGAGAACCACTTTCATTAAACTGAACCTTGTACGAATTGATCGCTCctatttttaaatagaaaacTTTGTCCCTGGAAACAAACGGATAGCATTCTCAGTCGAATTCCAGAAAATACTTATGTAACTACTATTGTTCTTTGAATAAATTTTGGCTAATTTCAATATCTAATCACCCATAATTgcgtcaaaattcttttcgttgtcttgttttttttttcttaaaaaaatgtgacagagtGGAGCTTATTGTATGtggtgaaatttattttttattttttctcaagataattataatctacagctaaaaagacatgcaatagcatttttattttatttatgtgataaaatacaaaaatacaagcgtgacagagtggtaagaaacaagacaacgaaaataattttgacccaattcCATcatatacatttaagaaactTCCCGACATATGGAACTGATACGGAATAACCCAACTACACCTTTTGTACAAGTTTACGGCGCGACTCTGTTGATCCGAAAAAAATGGATAAAGTCAGtataagctaactctgcatgacatttgtaatgacaaagtgtggcaatgtcttcatgaatgtcaaatttctatgaaaatatgatgtttataataacactccctcactttgttctattcaagtcGGTGCGACGTTAGCTTAGGGGCATGCTACACGGCGttcgattcgcacgtcgctctgACGTGCGAGCGGAATGTCGCTATAATAAGCACGTAGCGTTGTTTCGCTCAAACTTCGGAGCGACGACGTGCGAGTCGGACGCAGTGTACCATGTCCCTTAAACTGACAACGTACGTTCCGTCGCCCGTACAGCCAATAGGTACGTTACAAAATGTATgctaatcttcttcttcttcttcaacctagcgtttttccggcctagcgccagggttcGCTTTCcaacttaatcttctccactttacCCGATCTTCAGTAaactcaggtgtgagattgttctcttccatgtccgctatcatgacgtccagccagcgcttcttagacCTACCGCGGCCGCATGAGCTAGGGCCTCGGACAGTaaggttgaggcatctatttccgacgtagtccaCCGGTCGCCGGcatatatggccataccatcggaggcgactttcctgcagcttatccgctacgtcacggaTTCCGAGGCTTCCGAGATGACGTGAAGCTGCTGGACATGACTTCCCAGGGCAGGCCAGGTCTACCATATAGTAGGACTGGACGGATGATGCTCTTATACACAAGGTCCTTTAGCTTCACCGGTATCCTGGGATCGCAGAGGACACCGGTTACTACGTTACCACGGTTCGTGGTTGTTCGTTATTTGTAAGCAATATTTCAATAAAGCAAGCCGCTCACGTGGACTAAATTGATTTACTGCAGGGAGATTTACGAGGGAAAGCTTGCTATATACTGTCATCTACGCGATATTCATATTATACTATAAATTGTTGAATATAAAAAGGCCTcatgtgaaggttggaaaccttcataGTCTCgtgatagataactggcaacgattatttgaattcagaactatcgccctgctgaaggaataaggatctgcaggcgatttcattCTGAAAGCGGCAAGCATTAACGATATTATATTGtgttgtttgaagaaaaaaaaaatataaatattatcaaaaatctacctggagcgtttacatcCCCCACCTCAGAGAGAACATATCTCTTTTACACTACACATTaattgtggaatgaactgtcgcccgcggtatttctGGACGGATACGACCttgaaaccttcaagaaaagagtgtaCCTACTCCCGACTTAAAAACCGGCAACGCACCTcactggtgttgcaggtgtccatgggcttgCTTACCATCATCATTCTGCTTATTTGCATAAATATCATTAATAACACCTTTATTGCCAATAGGACTAGGGCTTTGTTGCAATATATATTTGGCTACCTACCTGAGATGTTTCTTTACATTTAAAGTGGACTTACAAATTGCTCGGACGAGATTATTTTAATCATATTCATCATTTAGTTACCCGTACGAGTACGTTATTCATTTACTtaattgggtcaaaattcttttatttagtcttgttttttgtccccaaaaaatgtgacggagtggtgcttttgtaatgtaaaatataaactacagctagaaagacatacaatagcttcgagcaacaccagCTTCCGACatgtcggaagggaggagcccaagcgatatcttaccgtacctacaaatcattctgccattttttgcggggggaaacgtgcacacagccGCATTTCTCACTCATTACATACAtgatccaatctgtaatgacgacataaatacatagaaaaagacacacgtcaaagacaaatcttgcacacctcgatctctttttgtgtatggacgagtcacaacatgcaccgccataggcacagttgtacctatgcttcggcagaggggaaatagtacgaatgccggctcccttcccggtgttgctcgaagtacaaTAACAGTCGACTAGTATTCATTTGATAGACGGAAtagatacaagcgtgacagagtggtcagaaagagaaaatgtatgtaatattgTTAATCGACAATACAAACCTAACAAATGACGTCGATGTTTTCTAATATGAAGAGAATAATTTAGAATTAAGACGTTACTTAGGTACTTTGCGCTAAAataccagggggcctagccaatatGACAAACGTACATTGGCAAACGTCAAACCAAAGGAACAAAGAATATTTATGTGATAGATGACAGTAAAGTCacgtgacaattttttttaagtttttttgattggcgttttctatcgatccgtgattcgcccaatcctaacctacggatgcgaagcatggacactaacactcaaggaagaaaacatgctgctagttgccgagaggaaaatcctccgtaaGATACTGGGCCtcaaacgaagaccggatggaagctggacagtccttaagaaccgtgagatcgaagacctagtggctgaacctaacatcatgggagaaagtaaagcccacagactccgttggttgggccaccttgagagaatggacgaagatcggaacgtaaaaagagcgtacctgggtcgcctagcaggaggacgtcctatcggacgccctaggtatcgctggagcgacatggtggaggcggatctgcgcgagcttcgtgtcgacaattggcgagaactcgcacaggaaggagaaaagtggcgctgtcttgtgtcggaggccaagtcttattttgggtcgctgagccaacggagtaagtaagtaagttttctatcgacgattgtcatcttagcttgtatgtttgtttgccactaATTGCCGTATGGTGGTATAAAAAACAAActctaaaaaaatactaagttcCTTACGTTTGCGTACAATCTGTATAGTATCCATAGTGCAACCAGCCTAAAGCTTTTAAACGCAAATCTGTTTACCGCCCGTAAGTACTGATGATAGAATGCCGTACAAATGGTTCGCTTTCGCGGTACGCGGCattatttgaataatatttgtatattcaCGTAACTGAAATGCGGCCATATTTCTTGTTTAATAGAATTTCAGCCGAATTCTACATGGAAAGGGGTTTATAAGTACGATTCCGGTCTGGTGTAGTTTCACTTGTAGAATTCTATGCCGTTAGCTGCATTGCCGAGTTCTATCCTACACTATGTTATACTTTAACATAGGCATGTTTATCGACAGTGGCTGTGTTTGGTTGCATGCGTCTTTTTGAGTTGTTGAAATACCTAATAACAAACAAACTGTCATAGTTTTGCTAGCTGTGTTCCGGAGAGGCATAGGGTGCTACTGTTACTGGCTGTTCAACCTTACGTATTTATGTTTGCtatgtttagttatttttgaagtgaaaacttctttagcggcgaaGTGTGACAtcttattttcttcataattcATTATGGAAGATAGACGCAAGGAACATaaactccatataccaaaaattgtcggacaaaaaaccataaataggtggcgctacaatacctagaaaaaaatatgtatttagaaaccaaacagtcatataaacatAGGTCCAAAATGcattctgtaaaaaaattaaaactagaaataaacttaaaaaataaattaattataacaaactaTAAAGTcacatttttcattgatatttgttagtttgcaaattaatggcgccatacatcccatgacaggaacaaaaaaccatagttacgatttggttaataatattgaaaccaattgcagtagctttcattaaatacataaaaaacataaaggacgaattggaaatcaacttttaaagcataaagtggtagaaattttacatatgtaatttaatatatatttaattattaatttttaatttaatatataatttgattGCCGTATGATGAtgacatattattatgtaataacattaatgtaaattacataTTACTGCATGTTTGCGTATTATTCTTATgtctgttatttattttcatgtGTCGCCACTAACTCATAGTTTTAACTCGGGTCAtgccattttaaaatgtatcaCTTTATGATATGAGGTGAGGTAGGggaagtgcgccatgccgtGTAAGTGCAcctaccttgaatatatcgaaaactgcttatatactactaatattactagtattctacaacacttCCACAACACAAGAGTCTTGGTTACCTCACCTTGGTTAGGTTAGCTTAGACTTTTCCATGATGGGGCCAACATTGGTCATGAAATGTCTGTCACATCATGAAATGATCTATTCTACGATCAGGCCAggacatacataatatatttgatTGCACGTTACATGCTAAAGCGTGTTCAtaattattgcaagtgactgttttatataaaaacttctacaagaaaattttgtaaattgtacTCTCGTAAATAAACACTTAGAATTTTTCAAACACGGATAATTGCCAGCTCCCAAAGCGTTTTTATGGCCCATAAACgcagccctctgattggtcctCACTTATCCAGCCCTAATAAGAAGCCTCCAAGCACTAATAACAAAACGCCGTAACACTGTATGAGAAAGCTCTGCACTTACTATGTTTTTCTTTTGAAGCTATACAAAGCTTAATACTGAGTGAATCTTTATTACGTCTCTGTTGCTAAGTTTTTGGATGATCTTTATGACAAAGGTTTAAGGTTCGAAATTGAATGGCTTATATATGAATTGTCATTAGAATTGTTTCGGTGCTGTTCGTTGGAAGCGTGCGAGTTTTACAGAAGTGGGTTAATCAAGGAGTCATAGTATGATAAACTAATCGTGAGGGCTATCATGAGTTAATCTTGTTTCTTTATTGAGGTTGGGTCATCTAATTATGATTGGAACTAGTTACTCAATTTCTAATTATTGTCACAAAAGCCAATATGCATATGCTAGATTTTGCGAAAAGCCGAACACGAGGTGACTTCCGATGACTCACTTTCTTCGgctatttattaaagtttatttttaaatatgtgcattcccgtttccagggaggttttgggattatactacgcaacttttactatgggaccaaccccgaaatcgcgaaaaaaatgtttaccctcccatagaaaatggaccagctaaaatgtatgaaacagcgcGGGTTTTGGGAAGCAAGCAAGCGCCgcattaagaggaattcctagttgcgttttttccctggatttttaacctggAGCAATGTTTTTtgtcaaataagatcaatatcatcaatatctgtgccgcaatgttttgcttttttggattattttattttaaataaacttacagcacctcgaaaatcgcaaaaacggctcaattgaattggctgcaaaaaaaggcgcagtatacaaatatgacaaaaaatcaaaacatagcggcatagattatttcttcctcttgcagtttccaaattttcataatgattggttgcgttttggagaaGAAAACAGTCGACAgcaaaacctcgatttttgagttttttgcatgggaattttagtccgagctgcatccttatcgcacgcacggaCTCCCgtccaccgcagcgcgacagaaacagcttcaaaattcgagatttgaaaagttgctcggctaggaattgctctttaCGATGCGTCACCTTAAGGAATAATGAGCTTTTTAGATTTGTTCAAGCGAAGGTACATAAAGGGTGTACTTAGGTACACGTTCTAATAAAGACTTTATAAAAGAAATCAAAAGCTAgaatataatttaaacacatttaTTTCCTAATGAatactaaaataacaataataaaccaTAATTTATCTCCATAATATTAGTACATGAGCGTGTACTTATTttcattctttattttattaactgtaCGTTCATCTCTCTCCAAATTTCGACACCTATACCAATACATTCATACATATGGATAATATGGATAGGGCTTTGCCTGGGTCCTAAGGTGACATGGGTGACTTTATTAACATGTTCACTAAACTTTCTAATCTTTCCATTCAATAAAgcgatttattttatatacaattaattttcttttgtgaTTTATCGTTAACCCATTCAATGGCCACAAAGgcattaataaataatgctGAGGAGATAGGCTTCTTTAACAATAGGTGAATAATCCTTAGACATAGGTGGGTGTCATTTGTGCATAGTTGAGGTATGGTTTATCATCTGGGATGGGCGGCAGTGGCCTCCTTTAGCGTCACCGTCCTGTCGCAAAAGGAGGCTGCAGAGAGAATGCGCGAGGACGATGCGAATTCGCTCCCTCAGCGCCGTAGGAGGCCAGGTCGGCGTCTAAGGGCATACGCAGCCCGAATGATGCCGCCTTAACGGGAACCTGCGGGTGATGGGCCGGGAGTTCCATCACTCGCCTAAAGAGGTTCCGAGCTGGAAGGCCCTCAAGTGTTCCGAGGCGTCTTCAGCGGAGTAGGCAGCTGCAGCAGCCACAAAAGTCGAGCCCGTAATGGCAACGCCGACGGGGTATCGGAAGTCTACAATCGCGTTCCCGAAACCCCGTCCACAAAGCGCGCGGTGGAAGACCCCAGGGGGTTTAGTCCGTGGGAGTCGGACATACCCACTCGGCTTCTCCCGTGCCAGTGGGATCCATAACGGATTCCCCCTgggtcacaaaaaaaaataaaaaaaaatatatatatatatatatggtttATCATCTGGGAGGATCCATTTGTTGCTAGATGTAAGATTTAGGAATATTGGTAAAAATGTTCCACTTACCGGCGCATTATTAACCctctaagaacaaattaaattactttacagtatatatagtgctactttaccgcactagtgtgatAATGACACACATGACGTAACTGTGTTAAAAatgatgtctattttattgaaatccgctaagtagtttaggcgctagaagaaattcaaaattcaaaattcaaaattcaaaattcaaaattttattctgcaagtaggcctcaagggctcttttacaagtcaatacaacatttacagtaacatcatatagtgacatgaaaaatacataacaacattttataaatacaacagccaatacctgggtaaacattacattataataatcttaaaataaataattactacaatacaatagagatgtatagtctctatggttaaaaacacattaaatctggagatgtaaaaggtccccaatgtcagagtactaatattaataaaatttggaggtgtaaagtctctccaagtgtcaaaataaaatttatactaaataaataaaccgcgtctggactgttaaactagcagtctcataaactaatgctacattctgtacataactagtatgtaccaagtcaagtatattatacaatatgacagagacgtatagtctccacggttaatacattaagtttggagatgtataaggtccccacggtctgagaaaaataataatacacaataataagatttggaggtgtaaaggttctccaaatgtcaaagaataaaaaaaataaaaaattgtatgaaatacatatttcacgtcaagagactgttaagctaacaatcttaaaactagttctacagaatacataactactatgtatttaatatgtcaatgtcatcatcaaaataactaaaacataacaaacattaatacataaggttgaacagctagaaacaacagcgccatatgcctctccgggacactgcacgcaaaactattacagcttttgagactggatacttggccatgattccgtgtctcccaagtagtcatctattttatagtatccctttttgagaagtgcatttttgacgtattgcttgaatgaagtatagggcaggttccatgcctctaagggtactttgttataaaatgttacacagtttcccatgaacgattttttaactttctgtagacgaaacttggagactactaacttatgtttatttcgcgtattataactatggatattagacagtttcttaaaggactttatattcttatgcgtatacattatcacatctagtatgtattgtgaagctactgtgagaatatctatttccttgaatcgttctctcagtgagtcacgagaagccatggTATAAAtggatctgattgccctcttctgaagaacgaagatggtttctatgtcagctgctttgccccacaccagtatgccataagacataatactgtgaaagtaactgaagtaaactaggcgagctgtctccacgtcagtaaactgcctgattcttcttactgcatacgcggcagagctcaaccttttcgccagggcagatatgtgaggggcccattgcagtttactatctaaagtaaggcccagaaaaaccgtattctcgacaaggtccagcgtttcgccatttaatgtgatgatagtttcagattttcttacattcggcagcgaaaatttgacacatttcgtctttttcgcattaagaagtaagttatttgctgtgaaccattctagtaccttttccaaagtttcattgacttggctataatcgctcagtttcctgtcaactttgaaaattagtgaggtgtcatcagcaaataagactatctcacatttatgttttacaaggttcggcagatcatttatatatacaaggaagagaaaaggacccaaaattgaaccctgtggaactccgagctttacagtcattccagtagactccgttccatttacaaccactttctgggttctttggtttaagtaagacttaacaaggcttagagcttccgttgacagaccgtagtgcttcagcttgtgtagaagtgtgtcatgctccacgcaatcaaatgctttggacagatcgcagaagacacctatagcatctagcgagtgttcccaggcgtcgtatatgtgcttgattagtacagaggcggcatcagtcgtcgaacgacctcttgtaaaaccaaattgctgatcttgaagtagttcattcgagttgaaatgtcgaagcaattggtttaatacaattttttcaaacactttactgagaacaggaagtattgaaataggtctaaaatttccaaggtcatctttgctgcccgctttaaatagaggaatgaccttactgtacttcatcagatcgggaaatacacattctctaacacaagcattaaatatatcggccaaatacggtgccactacgtcgattacagattgcatgactttcacagagatcccccaaaggtcctcagtattctttaatttcaaggacttgaacgttttaatgatttcatggGGGTCAGTATATTGGAAGTATAATTCCATGCTGCATTTCTTGACATTGTTTGTATCCAAGTAAACACCAGCCTTTGCTACAGAGGAGTTCAAGTTCCGTGTAGCATCTGTGGCTATGTTGGTGAAAAAGTGTTGAAAGGCGCCAGCAACATCCAGGTCTGCAGACAATATTCGGTCTTGAACTTTCAGTCTGTAGTGGCCATCACGGGGTTTCGTTTTTCCAGTTTCAGTGTTTATTACAGTCCAAGTAGCTTTTACTTTATTGTCAGCTGACCTGACTTTCTGACCTATAAAAGCAGACTTAGCCGCGGCGCAGACTTTCTTAAacacttttgaatattttcttacatattCTGCAAAATTCTCGTCATGGTTAATGCTCCTCATTTCATACAGGTCATACAATCTATTCCTACTCTTATGGATGCCCACTGTGGCCCATTCACTAAACCTTGTTTTCAGTGATCCTTGCTTTAgagtctttgttttaaaaatattcttgtggaCGTCATGTATCACATTCGACAGTTCCTTGTATAGTGTATCAGGATCTTGCTCACCTGTAACCAGTGCTGGTACCTTGGATATAACACCTTCTCTAAACCTTTCCATTCGACTGGCAGTGATGGGTCTATATGTAAATGATTGCTGTTGTCTTATAACATTGACTTGGAAATAGGCTTTTTGACCACAGTGATCAGAGTTGAAACAGCTAAAGatctctttttttataacttcacaATTATAGAATACATTGTCCAAACATGTCGCCGTGCTAGCTGTAATCCTTGTGGGCTCGTTGAATAGCGGAAACAAGTCAAAAGACTGATAAAGGTTTAGAAGTCTTACAGTGTGTGCATGTGTGGGAtctaatatattaacattaaagtcCCCACAAACTATTATCTTCTTACTGCTAACAAAGACTCGTTTCAACGCATCTTCCATCACGGACTCAAACTGGCTAAAATCCGACGAAGGTGGTCTATAGACACATATTATAATGTGACTCTCCATTTCCACACATGATATTTCTATAGTTCGCTCGATAGAAAGTTTGACTATGTCGTTTCTTTCCttgcatttaaattttcttttcactATAATCAATGAGCCCCCGTGGATGGCCGACTTTCTACTGAACGAGCTaactatatcataattataaatattgagtaATAACAATTCATATTCCTTGAGCCAGTGTTCCGTAATACACATAATATCTACATCTAGAGATTCTAAGAACAGACCCACCTCTAATTCCTTGCTGGAGAAGCCCTGTAGGTTTTGGTGGACTAACATGATCTCGCGGGGCTTCTCCGCTGTCCCAGCAGTCAGTTTAAATGCTGTGGGCGCCCCCCGGGAGAGGCTGCGCTCGCGCCTGCGCTCGTGGCGCTGCTGGCGCTGTTGCCACTGGCTGCAGAGTCAAAAAGCCCAGGTTCAATGTTGTAAGCAAGCAATTTGGCTGTTGTAACTTTACAGTTTCTCGGTACATACAAATATTGATCATACAATGTGACATTATAAAAGTTTCTTTTGTACATTTGGTTGATATCCATAAAATGGTAGTTACTGTTGTAACATGTCACAGTGTACAGCATGGAATTTAATTCGGACACTCTAATATTATGTTCACGAGATACTGAATTGGAATACGGAAAGGcacacaaaataattttataaattccaCGCTGCTCAATATCTGACAGTGTTTGCATAAGGGGTCCTAGGTGGGATTTCCTTACGCCAACACTATCGCCCAAATGTACAATTAGAGTGGTGCCcctatcaaatttgtccttcgcTAAGCGGTCCACAAAACATTTGATGGAGGCACCACGCATACATATATTTGTCACCTTCTGCCGGAGACATTCACTCAACATGGATCCGAGGCCGGCACCAATACCATCAGAGTAGACGACTGTCGACGGGGGAGGAGTGTCCTGGCTCAGGTCAAGGCGCGCGGGCaggggcgcggcgggcgccggGGCGGGCGCTGCGGGGCCCGGGCGGCGCGGGGCGTCGGTTGACTGTGACGTCTCCTGGCTCTGGGGACTCCTGAGGTCAGGTCGTGCAGGCTGGGGCGCGGCCGGGGTCAGGGGACGCGGAGCGGGGGTCGCCAGCAGAGGCGCGGCGCTCGACTCACTCAACGCGCTCCCCGGGCTCTGGCACTGCACCTCGGGAGATGGTTGACAGGAACACTTGCTCATCAGATCTTGTATCAGTTCCTCATTTTCATGGCAGAGGTCGACCAGGTCTGAGGCAGAGTTGACATGCTGTTGGTTTTCTTTTACAATATGATTGTAATTATCACTTAAGGTTTTGAGTGACCATTTCAATCTACTTATTTCggactgaagtctaaatttttcagtctcatataaatcaatattgtCCTGTAATTTTCCATGACACTGATCTAATTTTTCCACAAGGTCACTTTGTTTCCTTATAAGTTTCACATTGAGTTGCAcacttttatttgatttaataagTTTCTGAGTGcgccttataaatttatttaatttaatatatttcctCAATTTCTTGTTACTTGCAAAATAATAAGAAGGGGAAGAATCAACTTTAGTCACATCCATAACTGACATTTCTGCAAAAAGGCTCTGTGTATGTACAGTTTCATTCATCTCACATTGACTCCGCAGAtcacttattaataaatttgcTTCATTCAGTTCACTTTCTAGGTCACTGATACGCCTTAAATTGGATTCATAGGTTAAAACACAGTTATCAAATGTGTCCACAATACACTGTAGGTGTTGACACTGTTTCACACTGTCCATGTAATCAGAGTGTAGTACATTCAGCTGGTTCTTTAACTCAGAGTTTCTTTGAACTATTTTTGCCACTTCCACTTCACTTTCATCTCGTTCACATATTAGGTTGTTACAGTCCTTTCTCGAGATCTCAAGCTCTTTCAATGTCgcttaaaaatatgatttaatattcggagtcctctcgaggcggttggtttaatttttctgtaataaaacaagtgtaaacaagttgtgaagggtcagaggaatctaccgatacgtcatttaaaaaaatccgtccagtatcctaagctacagggtgtac includes the following:
- the LOC133524038 gene encoding anti-sigma-I factor RsgI8-like, with amino-acid sequence MDSVKQCQHLQCIVDTFDNCVLTYESNLRRISDLESELNEANLLISDLRSQCEMNETVHTQSLFAEMSVMDVTKVDSSPSYYFASNKKLRKYIKLNKFIRRTQKLIKSNKSVQLNVKLIRKQSDLVEKLDQCHGKLQDNIDLYETEKFRLQSEISRLKWSLKTLSDNYNHIVKENQQHVNSASDLVDLCHENEELIQDLMSKCSCQPSPEVQCQSPGSALSESSAAPLLATPAPRPLTPAAPQPARPDLRSPQSQETSQSTDAPRRPGPAAPAPAPAAPLPARLDLSQDTPPPSTVVYSDGIGAGLGSMLSECLRQKPVATAPAAPRAQARAQPLPGGAHSI